The genomic DNA TGGAAATGTAAGCTTCACCGCGAACTTCAATCAGTTCAGGTGGGTTTTCAGATTCCAACCGTAAAGGAACTCCGCCAACAGTCCGGGCATTCTGAGTAATGTCATCCCCCTGCTGACCATCTCCACGAGTGAGTGCCTGCGTCAAGGCCCCCTGTTCGTAGACCAAAGCTAAAGCGACGCCGTCAATTTTGTATTCGACGGTATACTCCAGCTCATCAACGCCTGCTAATTTCTTCAATCGCTGATCAAACTCTCGAACGGCCCCCTCGTCGTAAACGTTGTCGATCGAGAGCATCGGCAATCTATGCTGGACGGTTTCAAACCCGGCGATTGGCTCGCCACCGACCTTGTGAGTTGGGCTGTCTGGAGAGTCCAGCTCGGGGTGTTTTTTCTCCAGTATCTCCAACGTTTTCAGGAGTTTATCGAATTCCAGATCAGAAATTTCCGGAGCGGATTCAACGTAATACAGGCGGTTATGACGATTGATTTTTCGTCGTAACTCGGCAACTTCTTGCTCTACAGAACGGGTCATTGTGAGAACTCGTATTTCCGGGAGATTCGAGCAACGGTATACTAGCGCAGCCTTTGCGGCCGCAACCAAAAGGTGGCAATTTTCAAGTTGCTGGTCAGCTTGAAAAAATCATCAAGGTAAAGGATAGCGGGTCACGGGTGAAAACCCATGCGATTGAGCAATCAAATTGCCCCCAGAAATACTGACTCCGAGATCCTTCCCAAACATGCGTGCATGTTGATTTGGAAGTTTCAAACGATCATCGAAGAAGGCGAGTTTAGTCCCGATCCAAAACCAGATGCAACGAGGCATCACCTCAACGATTGAGGTGTTCAGTTCAAGATTTCAGATCATACGAAATTCCGATCGACTCGACCGCCGATTTCGATGAATTTTCACTCGATTTGACTTCGCCAGACGTTTAGACCCCACATACCAACACGATACACACCAACACAGTCACGAGGCGCACGGATGCGGATCATCGCTGTTATGAATCAAAAAGGTGGAGTTGGAAAAACCACCACCAGTGTCAACCTTGCTGCCGGCCTTGCCCAACATGGCCAGCGCGTCTGCTTGATTGACCTGGACCCACAGGCTCACTCATCGATTCACCTCGGTGTCGAAGTCCAGGGTGGAACGAATTCGGTCTACCAGGTCTTCGCAGGCGCAAAGGGGTTCATCGATGTGGCCCAACTTGTCGCCGAAAATCTTTGGCTCGCACCAGCGGACATCGATCTGGCGGCAACAGAACTGGAACTCGTCGACGCCCCCGGAAGAGAATTTGTCCTGAAGCAAGCACTCACTCAGGCCGGAGTCGATCAAAAATTTGATTACATCGTGATGGACTGTCCTCCATCGCTGGGCGTTTTGACAATCAACGCACTCACTTCCGCAACTGAAGTTTTCATCCCGTTGCAGCCACACTTTTTTGCACTTCAGGGTTTATCCAAACTCTTTGAGACGACAGCACTGGTCACGCGGCGACTCAATCGCGAGTTGCGAGTTTCCGGAATCGTACTCTGTCTGTACGACACCGGAACCCGTCTGGCGAGCGATGTGACTGACGATCTGATGATGTTTCTTGAGCAAAGCGACCCGCAGGCACCTTGGGCAGACGCAACGGTCTTTAACACAAAGATCCGCAGAAACATCAAGCTGGCAGAAGCCCCCAGCCACGGCACTTCGATATTCCAGTATTCTCCATCATCCTCCGGAGCACAGGATTACCAGAATCTCGTCTTAGAAGTCATCTCTGCCCAAAGGCAACAACTTCTGGACGAACAACGCAAGGCTGCATAGAGCATTTCCAATGCTTCTCTTCTCCGCGAAGCATGTCTTCAGAAGCCCATACGCTGATGCTACGAGACAGAACTATTGAGACGAATTTCAGGTTTGCTCTTGAGCATCTTTCGAATTGGTCTTCAGGTTCTTCCTCGTGGTGCACAGCAATTTTGTGAGAGAATCGCGTTCTCCATGTGGCAGATCACGTCGATGAATTTCAAAACTGCTGCAGACCGAAGTGAGAGTTTCCGATGAAATTGAATCTCGTGTAATTCAAAAGAGTCCGGAACCAAATTCGTCAACTTTTTTCGCGGATACGCGATTCGACTCGTGTGAGATGTGCGGTTTTTTCCCTGCTTGAGCCTTATCGAGACGCATGTTGTTTCCGGATTGAGCCACTGCGTTCTGCTTCGATTCGTTTTCGCCGTAGTCTTCATACCGGCAAACGTAACCTGACTGCTCAGCGAGAATCAGTTCCTTTTCAAATGCCTTCAGTACCCGCTCCTGAATCAAGTCCCGGCACTCCGAGTTGATTGGGTGAGCGATATCGGCGTACAGTTTGGCCTTTCCATCTGCCTGCTTGTGTGATCGGTCATCATCAAGCGCAGCCCCGCAAGCATTACAGTACGCAGCGCGGAGTTGATTCTTGAAACCGCAACCGTTGCAACGGTCAGTCAACTTCCGACTCGGCATCGCAACAAATGGCCCCTTCCCGCCACGGATGATTTTGAGATCCCGAATCACAAAGGCATTTTCAAATGTGATCGAACAGAATCCGAGTAAACGTTCTTCATGGTCACATTCCATCAATTTGATGCGAACTTCCGTGATGTCCATCTCGATCTCCTTTGATCGGCATCGTCAATAATCCAGAGCAAATTCAGGCTTCAGAATCAGTTCTTAAATTGTGATAGTAATCTGCATAGAGAGCCGGGCATAAAAAAATGCCTAGACTCCCGATGTCACTGCCCAACTTTCCATGACTCCCAGGCTTTGTATTTTCCTGGCGACACGGTTTGCCGATTTTCGCGAACGACACAACCCAAAACAGGCAGAGCCACTTCCGGTCATTCCACTAACAACGATATCATGTTGATCAAGAAGCTCCAAAGATTTCTCGATCTCACGACTTAAATTTCGGGCTGACCCCTGAAGTGAATTCGTAACGAGCCAGGAAATCTGACTCAGCCCCCCCGATTCAAGAGCCTGCACAATCTCATCGTGATGAGGAGTTTCCGGTGAGGAGTGTGCTGTCCAATGTTTGAACACGTCGGCTGTGGAAAGACCAGACTGAGGTTTGACAATCACAAAGTGCAACGGACGCTTCACACGCACTGGTGTGACAATTTCTCCGCGACCGGTGCAAATCGCAGCGACGTTTGAATCCAGAAAGAAGTTTAAATCGCTTCCGAGGCTCGCCGCCAATTGATGAAGTTTTTCCTGGCTGAGGTTCAGCTCCCAGAGCTGATTCAACGCGACCAACGTCGCCGCTGCATCGCTCGAACCGCCCCCCATTCCTGCTTCACTTGGAATCCGCTTGTTCAGATGGATGATTGCTCCAGAGCGAGTTTCTGTTGTTCTTTGAAGTAACTGGGCAGCCTGGATAATCAGATTGCGATCATCATTCGGAAGCGGCTTTTCATTGGGCAGAAGAGAAGTCGAAGTCAGCTGAACGAGCGGTGACTCCTGAAGATCGAACCGAATCGAATCGTACATCCGAACAGAGACCATCAAGGTTTCGAGATCGTGAAACCCATCATCTCGACGACCTAGAATACGTAAAGAGAGATTGATCTTCGCGGGAACTTGTACAATCAAAGAGGAATTGTCTCTACGGGTTCGCATTCCAGCCACCTCTCCTTTGATGGTGTCGATCTAGAACCAATCCGAAAACCACTGGAATGGTCGCTTTCCTCAACGTTTGAGAGAGTAATTTCAAGTTTCAGGATCAGTTCTAGTAAGTCCTCGTCTGAATCATCTTGTTTCAGCTTGTCTTTTGTCTCGCTTGCCCCTTTGGTGATTCGGAGAACGCTGCAAAGGTTGGTCGCTTCTTCCAGTACGCTTTATCAAGAAAAACGCAAAGAAACCGACTCAGTACACAACGAATCATTCTATTGATGGTAGAAACGAGAAACCCGCTGTCAATATAGATCGGATGAATCCACATGGATGAGGGACAGGTCTCGAAGCGTTACCAAGTGGCGTTCTCTTACAAAAAACATGTGAGGATTGGTCGGTCTCAGTCGCCAAGCTCACCGAGTTGCTCGATTCGCTGACGTGCCACATCCGCCCAAGGTCCACGATGGTCGTGCTTCAGGTACTCTTCCCAGTGTAACCGGGCGACGTCTGTTTTGCCCATCTGGTTGAGGGTTTCTGCGAGATGATAGTGAGCATCGGGATACTCGGGCAGAATTGTCAACGCAACCTGAAAAGCGTTGGCTGCCGCAGAGTTCTCACCAAGTTCGTTGTGCAA from Thalassoglobus polymorphus includes the following:
- a CDS encoding SpoVG family protein codes for the protein MDITEVRIKLMECDHEERLLGFCSITFENAFVIRDLKIIRGGKGPFVAMPSRKLTDRCNGCGFKNQLRAAYCNACGAALDDDRSHKQADGKAKLYADIAHPINSECRDLIQERVLKAFEKELILAEQSGYVCRYEDYGENESKQNAVAQSGNNMRLDKAQAGKKPHISHESNRVSAKKVDEFGSGLF
- a CDS encoding ParA family protein, yielding MRIIAVMNQKGGVGKTTTSVNLAAGLAQHGQRVCLIDLDPQAHSSIHLGVEVQGGTNSVYQVFAGAKGFIDVAQLVAENLWLAPADIDLAATELELVDAPGREFVLKQALTQAGVDQKFDYIVMDCPPSLGVLTINALTSATEVFIPLQPHFFALQGLSKLFETTALVTRRLNRELRVSGIVLCLYDTGTRLASDVTDDLMMFLEQSDPQAPWADATVFNTKIRRNIKLAEAPSHGTSIFQYSPSSSGAQDYQNLVLEVISAQRQQLLDEQRKAA
- the ispE gene encoding 4-(cytidine 5'-diphospho)-2-C-methyl-D-erythritol kinase; the protein is MRTRRDNSSLIVQVPAKINLSLRILGRRDDGFHDLETLMVSVRMYDSIRFDLQESPLVQLTSTSLLPNEKPLPNDDRNLIIQAAQLLQRTTETRSGAIIHLNKRIPSEAGMGGGSSDAAATLVALNQLWELNLSQEKLHQLAASLGSDLNFFLDSNVAAICTGRGEIVTPVRVKRPLHFVIVKPQSGLSTADVFKHWTAHSSPETPHHDEIVQALESGGLSQISWLVTNSLQGSARNLSREIEKSLELLDQHDIVVSGMTGSGSACFGLCRSRKSANRVARKIQSLGVMESWAVTSGV